One segment of Patulibacter sp. SYSU D01012 DNA contains the following:
- the glmU gene encoding bifunctional UDP-N-acetylglucosamine diphosphorylase/glucosamine-1-phosphate N-acetyltransferase GlmU — MPSPPAPTVIVLAAGRGTRMRSATPKVLHDLCGRPLIGWVLEAARTAGAHRTVVVDQPARVLEGHLPAGVESVEQHAGRHGDGTAGAVIAAAELIDPERPVVVLTGDAPLVTGEVVTALLATHAAEGNAATVLSAELDDPGQLGRVVRDADGAVVKIVETKVAGDATEEELLLREVNAGVYCFAGDRLLAALPRVGGDNAQGEKYLPDVLGILRADGDRVGAHRAPAPEIVLGANDRAELAVVRELMQARIHQRHLRAGVTIVNPASTVIDDGVAIAPDVTVEPGCVLRGTTTIGERAVVGPHTTLIDATVGEEATVLHSHVVGATAQAGATIGPFTYLRPGTLLREGAKAGAFVEIKNSDIGTGTKVPHLSYIGDADVGPGTNLGAATITANYDGYRKHRTTIGANVHTSVDTTLVAPVTVGDDAYTGAGSVITKDVPAGALGIARERQKNLEGYAEQAAARARERG, encoded by the coding sequence GTGCCCAGCCCGCCCGCACCGACCGTCATCGTCCTCGCCGCCGGCCGCGGCACCCGCATGCGCTCGGCGACGCCGAAGGTCCTGCACGACCTCTGCGGCCGCCCGCTCATCGGCTGGGTGCTCGAGGCGGCCCGCACCGCCGGGGCCCACCGCACCGTGGTCGTCGACCAGCCCGCGCGGGTCCTCGAGGGCCACCTGCCGGCGGGGGTCGAGAGCGTCGAGCAGCACGCGGGCCGCCACGGGGACGGCACCGCCGGAGCCGTCATCGCGGCCGCCGAGCTGATCGACCCGGAGCGCCCCGTCGTCGTGCTCACGGGCGACGCGCCGCTCGTCACGGGCGAGGTCGTCACCGCGCTGCTCGCCACGCACGCCGCCGAGGGCAACGCCGCCACCGTCCTGTCCGCGGAGCTCGACGACCCGGGCCAGCTCGGCCGCGTCGTCCGCGACGCCGACGGCGCCGTCGTGAAGATCGTCGAGACGAAGGTCGCCGGCGACGCCACCGAGGAGGAGCTGCTGCTCCGCGAGGTCAACGCGGGCGTCTACTGCTTCGCCGGCGACCGGCTGCTCGCCGCGCTGCCGCGGGTCGGGGGCGACAACGCACAGGGCGAGAAGTACCTGCCCGACGTCCTCGGCATCCTGCGCGCCGACGGCGACCGCGTCGGCGCCCACCGCGCGCCCGCGCCCGAGATCGTCCTGGGCGCCAACGACCGCGCCGAGCTCGCCGTCGTGCGCGAGCTGATGCAGGCCCGGATCCACCAGCGGCACCTGCGCGCCGGCGTGACGATCGTCAACCCGGCGTCGACCGTCATCGACGACGGCGTCGCGATCGCCCCCGACGTCACCGTCGAGCCGGGCTGCGTGCTGCGCGGCACCACGACGATCGGCGAGCGCGCCGTCGTCGGCCCGCACACCACCCTGATCGACGCGACCGTGGGGGAGGAGGCGACCGTCCTGCACTCCCACGTCGTCGGCGCGACCGCGCAGGCCGGGGCGACGATCGGCCCCTTCACCTACCTGCGGCCCGGCACGCTGCTGCGCGAGGGCGCGAAGGCCGGCGCCTTCGTCGAGATCAAGAACAGCGACATCGGCACCGGCACGAAGGTGCCGCACCTGTCGTACATCGGCGACGCCGACGTCGGCCCGGGGACGAACCTGGGCGCCGCGACGATCACCGCCAACTACGACGGCTACCGCAAGCACCGCACGACGATCGGCGCGAACGTCCACACGAGCGTCGACACCACGCTCGTCGCGCCCGTCACCGTCGGCGACGACGCCTACACCGGCGCCGGCAGCGTCATCACGAAGGACGTCCCCGCCGGGGCGCTCGGCATCGCGCGCGAGCGGCAGAAGAACCTCGAGGGCTACGCCGAGCAGGCCGCCGCCCGGGCGCGCGAGCGCGGGTAG
- a CDS encoding ribose-phosphate pyrophosphokinase, translating into MGYDKRLMLFSGRANPALADAIGDKLNVDPGPVTLKTFSNGEVYCRFEESIRGADVFIVQPTCGNPETGISANDALMELLVMIDAAVGASAHRVIAVTPWYGYSRQDKKSAPREPISARLVARMLESAGADRVLTMDLHAGQVQGFFQIPVDHMTAMMMLTQYFTDLDLDEDLVVVAPDAGRVKLNKKFADRMGADLAILDKERPQQQVAQIGHVIGDVKGKTAIIVDDIIDTAGTLRAAGEAVKAAGAKKVYAAATHPVFSGKAFENLAAAPFEQIVVTDTIPLRAGAPDNVHVISCSTLLTDSIRSIFTDDSVSEVFQGENQLF; encoded by the coding sequence CTGGGCTACGACAAGCGGCTGATGCTCTTCAGCGGCCGCGCCAACCCAGCCCTCGCCGACGCCATCGGCGACAAGCTGAACGTGGACCCGGGCCCCGTGACCCTGAAGACGTTCTCGAACGGCGAGGTCTACTGCCGCTTCGAGGAGTCCATCCGCGGCGCCGACGTCTTCATCGTCCAGCCGACGTGCGGCAACCCCGAGACGGGCATCAGCGCCAACGACGCGCTGATGGAGCTGCTCGTGATGATCGACGCCGCCGTCGGCGCGTCCGCGCACCGCGTCATCGCCGTCACCCCCTGGTACGGCTACTCCCGCCAGGACAAGAAGAGCGCGCCGCGCGAGCCGATCTCGGCCCGCCTGGTCGCCCGGATGCTCGAGTCCGCCGGCGCCGACCGCGTCCTGACGATGGACCTGCACGCCGGCCAGGTCCAGGGCTTCTTCCAGATCCCGGTCGACCACATGACCGCGATGATGATGCTCACGCAGTACTTCACCGACCTCGACCTGGACGAGGACCTCGTCGTCGTCGCGCCGGACGCCGGCCGCGTGAAGCTGAACAAGAAGTTCGCCGACCGCATGGGCGCCGACCTGGCGATCCTGGACAAGGAGCGGCCGCAGCAGCAGGTCGCCCAGATCGGCCACGTCATCGGCGACGTGAAGGGCAAGACGGCGATCATCGTCGACGACATCATCGACACGGCCGGCACCCTCCGCGCCGCCGGCGAGGCCGTCAAGGCCGCCGGCGCCAAGAAGGTCTACGCCGCCGCCACGCACCCCGTCTTCTCCGGCAAGGCGTTCGAGAACCTCGCCGCCGCGCCGTTCGAGCAGATCGTCGTCACCGACACGATCCCCCTGCGCGCCGGCGCCCCGGACAACGTGCACGTCATCTCCTGCTCGACCCTCCTGACCGACTCGATCCGCTCGATCTTCACGGACGACTCGGTCTCCGAGGTCTTCCAGGGCGAGAACCAGCTGTTCTGA
- a CDS encoding DUF4235 domain-containing protein, giving the protein MALLFKPIGLATGLVTRSVSTKIMDRVWQRVDGNPLPDEDVREETLGRIVAANVLQSVIFAATTAVVTRYSMHVYEHLTGSWPGKHLADIEGPVDAVANDPRA; this is encoded by the coding sequence ATGGCACTGCTCTTCAAGCCGATCGGCCTGGCCACCGGCCTCGTCACGCGCTCGGTCTCGACGAAGATCATGGACCGCGTGTGGCAGCGCGTCGACGGCAACCCGCTGCCGGACGAGGACGTGCGGGAGGAGACGCTCGGGCGCATCGTCGCCGCGAACGTCCTGCAGTCCGTGATCTTCGCCGCCACGACGGCGGTCGTGACGCGCTACAGCATGCACGTCTACGAGCACCTGACCGGCTCGTGGCCCGGCAAGCACCTGGCCGACATCGAGGGTCCGGTCGACGCGGTCGCGAACGACCCGCGCGCCTGA
- the guaB gene encoding IMP dehydrogenase produces MPQTSHLTSRDVAPAVEAITPSDKFVLEGLTYDDVLLLPGASEVLPNTVATGTWLTRNIQLKVPLLSAAMDTVTEARMAVAMARQGGIGILHRNQSIEEQAAQVDTVKRSEAGMIRHPVTIGPDATIDDADAVMGRYGIGGLPVCDEDGRLLGIVTNRDIRFESDHQQPLSSVMTRMPLVTASPGTSGDEAMRLLREHKIEKLPLVDGDGRLAGLITLKDFTKTEKYPDASKDSSGRLLVGAAVGVGADSRERAHALVDAGVDVLIVDTAHGHQQGVLDTVARVKRETSVDVIGGNVATRAGAQALIDAGADAVKVGVGPGSICTTRIVAGVGVPQVSAIFEASRAARPAGVPVIGDGGLQYSGDIAKALAAGASTVMLGSLLAGCEESPGELVFINGKQFKSYRGMGSLGAMQGRQSFSKDRYFQDTVSGDDKLVPEGVEGQVPYRGPVRAVAHQLVGGLRAAMGYTGSATIADLQDRGQFVRITSAGLKESHAHDVQMTVEAPNYSPRGR; encoded by the coding sequence ATGCCCCAGACCTCGCACCTGACGTCCCGTGACGTCGCCCCCGCCGTCGAAGCCATCACGCCGAGCGACAAGTTCGTCCTCGAGGGCCTGACCTACGACGACGTCCTGCTGCTGCCGGGCGCGTCCGAGGTCCTGCCGAACACGGTCGCCACCGGCACGTGGCTGACGCGCAACATCCAGCTGAAGGTGCCGCTGCTGTCCGCCGCGATGGACACGGTGACCGAGGCCCGCATGGCCGTGGCCATGGCCCGCCAGGGCGGCATCGGCATCCTGCACCGCAACCAGTCGATCGAGGAGCAGGCGGCTCAGGTCGACACGGTCAAGCGCTCCGAGGCGGGCATGATCCGCCACCCCGTCACGATCGGCCCGGACGCGACGATCGACGACGCCGACGCGGTCATGGGCCGCTACGGGATCGGCGGCCTGCCGGTCTGCGACGAGGACGGGCGCCTGCTCGGCATCGTCACGAACCGCGACATCCGCTTCGAGTCGGACCACCAGCAGCCGCTGAGCTCGGTCATGACCCGGATGCCGCTCGTCACGGCCTCCCCCGGCACGTCGGGCGACGAGGCGATGCGCCTGCTGCGCGAGCACAAGATCGAGAAGCTGCCGCTCGTCGACGGCGACGGGCGCCTGGCCGGCCTCATCACGCTGAAGGACTTCACGAAGACGGAGAAGTACCCGGACGCGTCGAAGGACTCCTCCGGCCGCCTGCTCGTCGGCGCCGCCGTCGGCGTCGGCGCGGACTCCCGCGAGCGCGCCCACGCGCTCGTCGACGCCGGCGTCGACGTCCTCATCGTCGACACCGCGCACGGCCACCAGCAGGGCGTGCTCGACACCGTCGCCCGCGTCAAGCGCGAGACGTCCGTCGACGTGATCGGCGGCAACGTCGCCACGCGCGCCGGCGCCCAGGCGCTCATCGACGCCGGCGCGGACGCCGTGAAGGTCGGCGTCGGCCCGGGCTCCATCTGCACCACCCGCATCGTCGCCGGCGTCGGCGTGCCGCAGGTCTCGGCGATCTTCGAGGCCTCGCGCGCCGCCCGCCCCGCCGGCGTCCCCGTCATCGGCGACGGCGGCCTGCAGTACTCCGGCGACATCGCGAAGGCGCTCGCCGCCGGCGCGTCGACGGTCATGCTCGGCTCGCTCCTCGCGGGCTGCGAGGAGTCCCCGGGCGAGCTCGTCTTCATCAACGGCAAGCAGTTCAAGAGCTACCGCGGCATGGGCTCGCTCGGCGCGATGCAGGGCCGCCAGAGCTTCTCGAAGGACCGCTACTTCCAGGACACGGTGTCGGGCGACGACAAGCTCGTCCCCGAGGGCGTCGAGGGCCAGGTGCCCTACCGCGGCCCGGTCCGCGCGGTGGCGCACCAGCTCGTCGGCGGTCTGCGCGCGGCGATGGGCTACACGGGCTCGGCGACGATCGCCGACCTGCAGGACCGCGGCCAGTTCGTCCGGATCACGTCCGCGGGGCTGAAGGAGAGCCACGCGCACGACGTCCAGATGACGGTCGAGGCGCCGAACTACTCCCCGCGCGGCCGCTAG
- a CDS encoding 50S ribosomal protein L25 has product MATNSSSLAVASREPLHSRDARRARRDGRVPGVIYGGGKDPVSIAVDARELRHTLAAQGAVIDVAIDGGSTEPVVLKEAQRHPVRGDLMHVDLLRVNLQEKIQQVVPLEIVDTEDGVGIKLGGILETLVREVTVEALPNDIPEAVTLSVKDLEIGHHLTLADAVVPGNGTLVDEADTIAVNLSAPRVSGAGAGEADEAAADGDESAEAAE; this is encoded by the coding sequence ATGGCCACGAACTCTTCCTCGCTCGCAGTCGCCTCGCGCGAACCCCTTCACTCGCGTGACGCCCGTCGTGCGCGTCGTGATGGTCGCGTCCCCGGCGTCATCTACGGCGGCGGCAAGGACCCCGTGTCCATCGCCGTCGACGCCCGGGAGCTGCGCCACACGCTGGCCGCCCAGGGTGCCGTCATCGACGTCGCCATCGACGGCGGCTCCACGGAGCCGGTCGTGCTGAAGGAGGCCCAGCGCCACCCCGTGCGCGGCGACCTCATGCACGTCGACCTGCTCCGCGTGAACCTGCAGGAGAAGATCCAGCAGGTCGTGCCGCTCGAGATCGTCGACACCGAGGACGGCGTCGGCATCAAGCTCGGCGGCATCCTGGAGACGCTCGTCCGCGAGGTCACCGTCGAGGCGCTCCCGAACGACATCCCCGAGGCCGTCACGCTGTCCGTGAAGGACCTCGAGATCGGTCACCACCTGACGCTGGCCGACGCCGTCGTCCCGGGCAACGGCACGCTCGTCGACGAGGCCGACACGATCGCCGTCAACCTGAGCGCCCCGCGCGTGTCCGGCGCCGGTGCCGGCGAGGCCGACGAGGCCGCCGCCGACGGCGACGAGTCCGCCGAGGCCGCCGAGTAG
- a CDS encoding sulfurtransferase — protein sequence MSPSTPPVVDHAWWQAHADEVVLADVRWYLDGRSGRDAYEEGHLPGARFVDLDAWLSGDPDTGGGRHPLPEPATFARGMATLGIGDDDVVLAYDDAGGVIAARLVWMLRATGHEAALLDGGLAAHDGPLDTAVPPIAAAIFTARAWPEDLLATIDDAADRGNVVLDARPADRYRGAADGVDPRPGHIPGARSLPCRENVGPDGRLLPVDALRARFAAVGVTGQEDVVSSCGSGVTACHTLLAMEHAGLGRGRLFPGSWSQYSRERDRPVATGDEPG from the coding sequence GTGAGCCCGAGCACCCCGCCCGTCGTCGACCACGCCTGGTGGCAGGCGCACGCGGACGAGGTGGTCCTCGCCGACGTGCGCTGGTACCTGGACGGCCGCTCCGGCCGCGACGCGTACGAGGAGGGGCACCTGCCCGGCGCCCGCTTCGTCGACCTGGACGCCTGGCTGTCCGGCGACCCGGACACCGGGGGCGGCCGCCACCCGCTGCCCGAGCCGGCGACGTTCGCCCGCGGCATGGCCACGCTCGGCATCGGCGACGACGACGTCGTGCTCGCCTACGACGACGCGGGCGGCGTCATCGCCGCCCGGCTCGTCTGGATGCTGCGCGCGACCGGGCACGAGGCCGCGCTGCTCGACGGCGGGCTGGCCGCGCACGACGGACCGCTCGACACCGCCGTCCCGCCGATCGCCGCGGCGATCTTCACCGCCCGGGCGTGGCCCGAGGACCTGCTCGCCACGATCGACGACGCCGCCGACCGCGGGAACGTCGTCCTGGACGCCCGGCCCGCCGACCGCTACCGCGGCGCCGCCGACGGGGTCGACCCGCGCCCCGGCCACATCCCCGGCGCGCGCAGCCTGCCGTGCCGCGAGAACGTGGGGCCCGACGGCCGCCTGCTGCCGGTCGACGCGCTGCGCGCCCGCTTCGCCGCCGTCGGCGTGACGGGGCAGGAGGACGTCGTCTCGAGCTGCGGGTCGGGCGTCACCGCCTGCCACACGCTGCTCGCGATGGAGCACGCCGGGCTGGGCCGCGGACGGCTGTTCCCCGGGTCCTGGTCGCAGTACAGCCGCGAGCGCGACCGGCCCGTCGCCACCGGCGACGAGCCGGGCTGA
- a CDS encoding helix-turn-helix domain-containing protein: MHPPDTPTVSDAGPLDAVAEAVAAGSGLPALARAVARALDAGLVVADRGGAVLAVAARSRDEERRLLAMRGELEALPLTVAGEAAGSVVVQHRGEPDPGVLALVVTVLALEVERVRAPARASQEEAATFCADLLAGEFADAQAIVERGGELGLDLTEATGALVVRVHPHVAGDEGWRARALAAVERGARAVSSASLVGAVSRSGAPACEIVAIVPAAGEDAVPRAAQAAQQELDGVLPGHGVSVGHGRPTEQPGDLPRAVQEALLACNVGEGDPEVAVLGFEETGAYRLLLSAMSENPDELRRFYAETIEPLAAYDAQYETDLVGTVTAYLDADGSVAAAAQRLFTHRHTVRYRLERVRELCGLDVTSSDGRERLSLGLKAMRVLGLGQHDAPALEREARPRRGGGQRRR, translated from the coding sequence GTGCATCCGCCCGATACGCCGACGGTCAGTGACGCGGGACCGCTCGACGCCGTCGCGGAGGCCGTGGCCGCCGGCTCCGGGCTCCCGGCGCTCGCCCGCGCCGTGGCCCGCGCGCTCGACGCCGGCCTGGTCGTCGCGGACCGCGGCGGGGCCGTCCTGGCCGTCGCCGCACGCTCGCGCGACGAGGAGCGCCGGCTGCTCGCCATGCGCGGCGAGCTCGAGGCGCTGCCCCTCACCGTCGCGGGCGAGGCCGCCGGCAGCGTCGTCGTTCAGCACCGCGGCGAGCCCGACCCCGGGGTCCTGGCGCTCGTGGTCACCGTCCTGGCGCTCGAGGTGGAGCGCGTGCGCGCCCCCGCCCGCGCCAGCCAGGAGGAGGCCGCGACGTTCTGCGCCGACCTGCTCGCCGGCGAGTTCGCCGACGCGCAGGCGATCGTCGAGCGCGGCGGCGAGCTGGGCCTGGACCTGACCGAGGCCACGGGCGCGCTCGTCGTGCGCGTGCACCCGCACGTCGCCGGCGACGAGGGCTGGCGCGCCCGGGCCCTCGCGGCCGTGGAGCGCGGCGCGCGCGCCGTCAGCTCGGCGTCGCTCGTCGGCGCCGTCAGCCGCTCCGGCGCCCCGGCGTGCGAGATCGTGGCGATCGTCCCGGCCGCCGGCGAGGACGCGGTCCCCCGCGCCGCGCAGGCGGCGCAGCAGGAGCTCGACGGCGTGCTGCCCGGCCACGGCGTCTCCGTCGGCCACGGCCGACCGACCGAGCAGCCCGGCGACCTGCCGCGGGCGGTCCAGGAGGCCCTCCTGGCGTGCAACGTCGGCGAGGGCGACCCCGAGGTCGCGGTCCTCGGGTTCGAGGAGACCGGCGCGTACCGCCTGCTGCTCTCGGCGATGAGCGAGAACCCCGACGAGCTGCGCCGGTTCTACGCCGAGACGATCGAGCCGCTGGCCGCGTACGACGCGCAGTACGAGACCGATCTGGTCGGCACCGTGACGGCGTACCTGGACGCCGACGGCTCCGTCGCCGCCGCCGCCCAGCGGCTCTTCACCCACCGCCACACCGTCCGCTACCGCCTGGAGCGGGTGCGCGAGCTGTGCGGGCTCGACGTCACCTCGAGCGACGGCCGGGAGCGCCTCAGCCTGGGGCTGAAGGCGATGCGCGTCCTGGGCCTGGGGCAGCACGACGCCCCGGCGCTCGAGCGCGAGGCGCGGCCTCGGCGCGGCGGCGGCCAGCGGCGCCGCTGA
- a CDS encoding MTAP family purine nucleoside phosphorylase, which translates to MRIGIVTGSGTYRLPGLEAGEARSVETREGAVPVTVGRVGDVEVVHLARHRDGHELVSHQVTHRANVLAFRELGVDAVLAVTVCGTCDPDAALGSLVVFDDLHFLANRLGDGSLCTLHDEPGAPGRGHWVFEDPFSPALRTALLEAARAAGLEARDGGCYGHVDGPRFNTKAEIRSLRAVGVTAVSQTAGPETVLFAEAGIPYALIGFQTDYANGVRDEATPVQTLMDLIARSTTDFAAVLTEAIPRAAAADPQPVGTNLTWD; encoded by the coding sequence ATGCGGATCGGGATCGTGACGGGCTCGGGCACCTACCGGCTGCCGGGGCTGGAGGCCGGCGAGGCGCGCAGCGTCGAGACCCGCGAGGGCGCCGTCCCCGTGACCGTCGGCCGCGTCGGCGACGTCGAGGTCGTCCACCTGGCCCGCCACCGCGACGGCCACGAGCTCGTCTCCCACCAGGTCACCCACCGCGCCAACGTCCTGGCCTTCCGCGAGCTCGGCGTCGACGCCGTCCTCGCCGTCACCGTCTGCGGCACGTGCGACCCCGACGCCGCGCTCGGCTCGCTCGTGGTCTTCGACGACCTGCACTTCCTCGCCAACCGCCTGGGCGACGGCAGCCTGTGCACCCTGCACGACGAGCCCGGCGCGCCCGGCCGCGGGCACTGGGTGTTCGAGGACCCGTTCAGCCCCGCGCTGCGCACCGCCCTGCTCGAGGCCGCGCGCGCCGCCGGCCTGGAGGCGCGCGACGGCGGCTGCTACGGCCACGTCGACGGCCCCCGCTTCAACACGAAGGCCGAGATCCGCTCCCTGCGCGCCGTCGGCGTCACCGCCGTCAGCCAGACCGCTGGCCCCGAGACGGTGCTCTTCGCCGAGGCCGGCATCCCCTACGCGCTCATCGGCTTCCAGACGGACTACGCCAACGGCGTCCGCGACGAGGCGACGCCGGTGCAGACCCTCATGGACCTGATCGCCCGCTCCACCACGGACTTCGCGGCGGTGCTGACCGAGGCGATCCCGCGCGCCGCGGCCGCGGACCCCCAGCCGGTCGGGACCAACCTCACCTGGGACTGA
- the pth gene encoding aminoacyl-tRNA hydrolase, with translation MALRGGTTPVDWLVVGLGNPGAQYDRTPHNAGFQVAEELARRWDLGRPRDKFRGRLYEGAVREFPGEPPVRVGVLLPQTYMNESGRSVGPARGQLKVPLERILVLHDEIDLPFGDIRWRLGGGLAGHNGLKSLRRELGEPTFGRVRIGVGRPNSTDPEIVSAYVLGKWRQEGWEVEDLITQAADAAEAIVFGRRELVASKPGG, from the coding sequence ATGGCCCTGCGCGGCGGCACCACGCCCGTCGACTGGCTCGTCGTGGGCCTCGGCAACCCCGGGGCCCAGTACGACCGGACGCCGCACAACGCCGGCTTCCAGGTCGCCGAGGAGCTCGCCCGCCGCTGGGACCTCGGTCGCCCGCGCGACAAGTTCCGCGGCCGCCTGTACGAGGGCGCCGTCCGCGAGTTCCCGGGCGAGCCGCCCGTCCGCGTCGGCGTCCTCCTGCCGCAGACGTACATGAACGAGTCGGGCCGCTCCGTCGGTCCGGCCCGCGGCCAGCTCAAGGTGCCCCTCGAGCGGATCCTCGTCCTGCACGACGAGATCGACCTGCCGTTCGGCGACATCCGCTGGCGCCTCGGCGGCGGCCTGGCCGGCCACAACGGCCTGAAGTCGCTCAGGCGCGAGCTCGGCGAGCCCACCTTCGGCCGCGTCCGCATCGGCGTGGGCCGGCCCAACTCGACCGACCCCGAGATCGTCTCCGCCTACGTCCTGGGCAAGTGGCGCCAGGAGGGGTGGGAGGTCGAGGACCTGATCACCCAGGCCGCCGACGCGGCCGAGGCGATCGTCTTCGGCCGCCGCGAGCTCGTCGCGAGCAAGCCGGGCGGCTGA
- a CDS encoding glycoside hydrolase family 2 TIM barrel-domain containing protein — MHRPVLAGVRATSAALALTALLATGARADGGPASPRQSTDPGRPAATSPTKGARYFAGQDGRYTVGGSWLRRADPTDAGVQNDWQADGSAEGWTTVAVPDVWNAGDNSAASQAGGVVWYRRALRLPAVPSGRKGGRWVLRFERVSVRGTVWVNGTQVADHRGAYEPFEVTIPAEAVGKDRRVNLVVRTDNRRVLSDFPPAATQKDGTPGGGWWNDGGIPREVGLRYADQFDLSSVQLTPDVECRTCSGTLRARVTVTNVTGGTRKGELLVRVAGREERIGGFRLKAGESRELVGRLTIPKPKLWSPTRPTLYVADARVDLTAGDREGQQVARYRARTGFRSVRVVDGRLQLNGKDVNLRGSGVHEMDVQHGSALTDAGQDELLRQARELGGLVIRGHYPFHPRILEEADRRGLLVWSEIPVYQVRQSQLGKRRVRDDALGQWRSMIATNAHHPSIFTWSAGNELTTNPGEPIARYFRSARRVKDRMDPTRPMAYARQHGTAYGCVAAYAPIQLLGLNDYFGWYGAPGTVLADPANLGPWLDALHACHKRQALMITETGAEANHDGPVTDAGTYAYQAAYAAYHYAVYRSRPWLSGALWWGLREFRVRPNWSGGNPFPLSPWHAKGLLDLNGFKKPAWHVLHDEFGAVDQLAPAPTTPVQLPPSPPGPGNNAGTGEEAADGAAPPGDGAATPGA; from the coding sequence ATGCACCGTCCCGTCCTCGCCGGCGTCCGCGCGACGTCGGCGGCGCTCGCCCTGACCGCCCTCCTCGCCACGGGGGCCCGCGCCGACGGAGGGCCGGCGAGCCCACGGCAGTCCACGGACCCAGGGCGGCCCGCCGCGACGAGCCCCACGAAGGGCGCCCGCTACTTCGCCGGACAGGACGGGCGCTACACCGTCGGGGGCTCGTGGCTGCGCCGCGCCGACCCGACCGATGCCGGCGTCCAGAACGACTGGCAGGCCGACGGCTCCGCCGAGGGCTGGACCACCGTGGCCGTGCCCGACGTCTGGAACGCGGGCGACAACAGCGCCGCGTCGCAGGCCGGCGGCGTCGTCTGGTACCGCCGCGCGCTCCGCCTGCCCGCCGTCCCGTCGGGCCGCAAGGGCGGCCGGTGGGTCCTGCGCTTCGAGCGCGTGTCCGTCCGCGGCACCGTCTGGGTCAACGGCACGCAGGTCGCGGACCACCGCGGTGCGTACGAGCCGTTCGAGGTGACGATCCCGGCCGAGGCCGTCGGCAAGGACCGCCGGGTGAACCTGGTCGTCCGCACCGACAACCGCCGGGTGCTCTCGGACTTCCCGCCCGCGGCGACGCAGAAGGACGGCACGCCCGGCGGCGGCTGGTGGAACGACGGCGGCATCCCGCGCGAGGTGGGGCTGCGCTACGCGGACCAGTTCGACCTGTCGTCCGTCCAGCTGACGCCCGACGTCGAGTGCCGCACGTGCTCGGGCACCCTGCGCGCCCGCGTCACCGTGACGAACGTGACGGGCGGGACGCGCAAGGGCGAGCTGCTCGTGCGGGTCGCCGGCCGCGAGGAGCGCATCGGCGGCTTCCGGCTGAAGGCGGGGGAGAGCCGCGAGCTCGTCGGCCGTCTGACGATCCCGAAGCCGAAGCTCTGGAGCCCCACCCGGCCGACCCTGTACGTCGCGGACGCCCGCGTGGACCTGACCGCGGGCGACCGCGAGGGCCAGCAGGTCGCGCGCTACCGGGCCCGCACCGGCTTCCGGTCCGTCCGCGTCGTCGACGGGCGCCTGCAGCTCAACGGGAAGGACGTGAACCTGCGCGGCTCCGGCGTCCACGAGATGGACGTCCAGCACGGCAGCGCGCTGACGGACGCCGGCCAGGACGAGCTGCTCCGACAGGCGCGTGAGCTCGGCGGCCTCGTCATCCGCGGGCACTACCCCTTCCACCCGCGGATCCTGGAGGAGGCCGACCGCCGCGGGCTGCTGGTGTGGAGCGAGATCCCGGTGTACCAGGTGCGCCAGAGCCAGCTCGGCAAGCGCCGCGTCCGCGACGACGCGCTCGGGCAGTGGCGGTCGATGATCGCGACGAACGCGCACCACCCGTCGATCTTCACCTGGTCGGCCGGCAACGAGCTGACGACGAACCCGGGTGAGCCGATCGCGCGGTACTTCCGCTCGGCGCGGCGCGTGAAGGACCGCATGGACCCCACGCGCCCGATGGCCTACGCCCGCCAGCACGGCACCGCGTACGGCTGCGTGGCCGCCTACGCGCCGATCCAGCTGCTCGGTCTGAACGACTACTTCGGCTGGTACGGCGCCCCCGGCACGGTCCTGGCCGACCCGGCCAACCTTGGCCCCTGGCTCGACGCGCTGCACGCCTGCCACAAGCGGCAGGCGCTGATGATCACGGAGACGGGAGCCGAAGCCAACCACGACGGCCCCGTCACGGACGCCGGCACCTACGCCTACCAGGCGGCCTACGCGGCCTACCACTACGCGGTCTACCGCTCGCGGCCCTGGCTGTCGGGCGCCCTCTGGTGGGGCCTGCGCGAGTTCCGCGTGCGGCCGAACTGGAGCGGCGGCAACCCCTTCCCGCTCTCGCCGTGGCACGCGAAGGGCCTGCTCGACCTCAACGGCTTCAAGAAGCCCGCGTGGCACGTCCTCCACGACGAGTTCGGCGCGGTCGACCAGCTCGCGCCGGCGCCCACGACGCCCGTGCAGCTCCCGCCGTCCCCGCCGGGCCCCGGCAACAACGCGGGCACGGGGGAGGAGGCCGCCGACGGCGCCGCGCCCCCGGGCGACGGGGCGGCGACGCCCGGCGCGTAG